From a single Diachasmimorpha longicaudata isolate KC_UGA_2023 chromosome 13, iyDiaLong2, whole genome shotgun sequence genomic region:
- the LOC135168541 gene encoding cytochrome P450 6k1-like → MEFLGNWMVNICVTLGFIVYLIYRYMTRHFDYWRKRGVVFTQPTPIVGNIGEFLIGRKSVGNFTKDIYDYAPNEPYVGFFAFDKPMLIIRDPELIRRILVKDFEYFVDRFATAGGHDVLGTANLFLLKNPAWKFLRTKISPIYTSKRLKDMVHLLTEVGQGLVTHMDFLDLKDSGRTIELKKICSRYTTDMIATTAFGLRANSLNNPSAEFWKIGQEMFADTFKRSLEMTALFFAPFFMTPMRFFMFPPRLSEFMRKIIWDTIGEREKLGYKRPDLIDLLVELKNQKPDETYKNIFAFEGDNIVAQAAVFFAAGFESSSTILSFSLYELAVQPEIQNRLREEIIDAIEKNGGRISYELIMELPYLDMVISETLRKYPPLPLVDRVANSNYSVPGTDLVIEKGTPIYVPLMGLHFDPKHHEDPDKFDPERFSDANKQSTKRAWYPFGDGPHVCIGQRLGLLQAKLGIIEMVRNYEFSPCEKTPIPMVLTTKGLMTHSAGDLYLHVKKVKT, encoded by the exons atggaGTTCCTGGGCAACTGGATGGTGAACATATGTGTCACATTAGGGTTCATTGTGTACTTGATATATCGATACATGACAAGACATTTCGATTACTGGAGAAAACGAGGTGTTGTTTTCACTCAACCGACTCCCATTGTCGGAAACATCGGAGAATTTCTGATCGGAAGAAAATCGGTCGGAAATTTTACAAAGGACATTTATGATTATGCCCCCAACGAACCCTACGTGGGCTTCTTCGCATTTGATAAACCGATGCTGATCATTCGCGATCCGGAGCTCATTAGGCGGATTCTCGTTAAGGATTTCGAGTATTTCGTCGATCGATTCGCCACTGCGGGCGGTCACGATGTCCTGGGAACGGCCAATTTATTTCTACTGAAGAATCCCGCCTGGAAATTTTTGAGAACTAAAATTTCACCGATTTATACATCCAAGAGGCTCAAGGACATGGTTCACCTTCTGACGGAAGTCGGCCAAGGGCTTGTTACTCATATGGACTTTTTGGATTTAAAAG ATTCTGGACGAACAATTGAACTGAAGAAGATATGCTCGCGATACACAACTGATAtgatcgcaaccacagctttCGGACTACGAGCCAACTCACTGAATAATCCCAGCGCTGAATTCTGGAAAATTGGACAAGAAATGTTCGCAGACACTTTCAAACGCAGCCTCGAAATGACCGCCCTTTTTTTTGCCCCCTTTTTCATGACACCGATGAGATTCTTTATGTTTCCCCCACGCCTGAGTGAATTTATGCGCAAAATCATTTGGGATACTATCGGTGAACGCGAGAAACTTGGATACAAGAGGCCTGATCTCATTGACCTGTTGGTTGAACTGAAGAATCAAAAGCCGGATGAgacttataaaaatatttttg caTTCGAGGGCGATAATATTGTCGCTCAAGCAGCTGTTTTCTTCGCCGCAGGATTTGAATCATCATCCACTATCCTAAGTTTTTCTCTCTATGAATTAGCTGTACAACCGGAAATCCAAAATCGTCTCAGAGAAGAGATTATCGATGCGATAGAGAAAAATGGCGGGAGAATCAGCTATGAGCTG ATCATGGAGCTGCCCTATTTGGACATGGTTATATCAGAGACCCTTCGCAAATACCCGCCATTACCACTCGTCGATCGCGTTGCGAATTCAAATTATTCGGTACCTGGAACTGATCTCGTCATCGAGAAGGGAACACCAATTTATGTGCCGTTGATGGGTCTGCATTTCGATCCCAAACATCATGAAGATCCAGATAAATTCGATCCTGAGCGATTTTCAGACGCTAATAAGCAATCAACCAAGAGGGCGTGGTATCCTTTTGGAGACGGTCCACACGTCTGCATTG GTCAGAGACTGGGACTACTTCAGGCCAAATTGGGAATTATCGAAATGGTGCGCAATTATGAGTTCTCGCCCTGTGAGAAGACACCTATCCCAATGGTATTAACCACGAAGGGTCTCATGACACATTCCGCCGGAGATTTGTATCTTCATGTGAAAAAAGTGAAGACATAA